A region from the Branchiostoma floridae strain S238N-H82 chromosome 9, Bfl_VNyyK, whole genome shotgun sequence genome encodes:
- the LOC118423283 gene encoding uncharacterized protein LOC118423283 has product MFLEVEVLKSLGDFYLEKGKKTSDVSQFTKAAAMYKKALTRCEDPGTKPTLHHRIQYAEKIREAVRMQPISNESKQRERRSSTGQQCGDRKPHVSKDNNLHHNIPSDAAGESDSEVKDISTTTLEEDDLTYEDHLQEGSIALQTGDLDKAEKNFAAALKSVHVKCQYRPGEEAEPLYRLGEVYLKRGIKSKDGGDFTKAAALCNAALVRSKREDIEEAIQDITQSFVKHVLNIEQTADIDDTEKHKLMLKKDRDYAEGEIKRIDEEIDPYSLDEDDPALREVEKERVEAIKTLFETIVDQTKTFIAGLVDECIEVMGPPLCKYAMIGLGSQATGLVTPYSDLEFAILIEAETKHNAEYFRNLTQYLHLKVINLGETIPPAMGIKSLNNFFSDDPLEDWYYDSVTPRGFSFDGAMPNACKTPLGRGRNNTETNELIHTPSNMTSILKDDFWFHLKKGYHLASILGNVSLITGEQGLVDEYMSLCAQQLQENDGTIPLVLANADLSEHAQMFEIKHLTARLLNVKKEMYRFSSLAVSSWALLHNIQLTTIWETIQKLEDKGVINSENAHHLMVMVSISAELRLRTYMNNHGQVEKMSALSSMSTSTGIEEKLKKVFHISNTKQLMRYYCTERPLKQFISQLTNSQPAKEPSKLFDLSFRLKAEVYESLCDYQNSKACREQTLQNNLSEYGKDISHPDIASSLSKLGTAWNLLGDYRKAVSYHEQSLQMRQSIYGEDTAHPNIAASFTNLGVDWNNLGNYRKSISYHEKSLQMKRDIYGEETAHPDIASSLYYLGNGWGNLGDHRKAINCYEQSLQMKRSVYGEDTAHPDIAAPLNNLGTIWSDLGNYRRAISYYEQSLKMEWSSYGEDTAHPIIAATLNSLADAWRNFGDHRKAISYYEQSLQMQRIIYGKNTAHPDIADSINNLGAAWIILCDYKKAIDYLEESLQMKQDIYGKGTVHPDIATSLNDLGAACSDLGDHRKAITYFEQSLQMRQSIYGEDIAHPDTAASLNNLGMSWSDLGDHRKAISYYEQSLKMEQTIYGKNTAHPGIANTLNNLGTLCSILGEHRMAINYCEQSLRMMLSIYGEDTAHPDIADVLNNLCVAWRDLGNFSKANFYFELEEKMNQRLSTN; this is encoded by the exons ATGTTCTTGGAAGTTGAGGTTTTGAAATCTCTTGGAGATTTTTATCTTGAGAAAGGCAAGAAAACCTCTGATGTATCACAGTTCACCAAGGCAGCTGCCATGTATAAGAAAGCCCTGACAAGATGTGAGGATCCCGGGACAAAACCGACTCTGCACCATCGCATACAATATGCAGAAAAGATCAGGGAAGCAGTAAGAATG CAGCCAATATCAAATGAATCTAAACAAAGAGAAAGAAGATCATCCACAGGACAGCAGTGTGGGGACAGAAAACCTCATGTATCAAAGGACAATAACCTCCATCACAACATACCAAG TGATGCTGCAGGAGAGAGTGATTCAGAAGTCAAAGACATCAGTACCACAACACTGGAGGAGGATGACTT AACATATGAAGACCATCTGCAGGAAGGTTCCATTGCACTGCAGACAGGGGACCTGGACAAGGCAGAAAAAAACTTCGCAGCTGCActcaagtctgttcatgtcAAAT GTCAATACAGGCCTGGGGAAGAGGCAGAGCCCCTGTACAGGTTAGGTGAAGTCTACCTGAAGAGAGGAATCAAGTCAAAAGATGGAGGtgatttcaccaaggctgcagcactctgtaatgcagcactggtacGATCAAAAAGGGAGGACATAGAGGAGGCAATTCAGGACATAACACAATCATTTGTTAAACATGTGCTGAATATTGAACAAACTGCAGACATTGAtgatacagagaaacacaaGTTGATGTTAAAGAAGGACAGAGACTATGCTGAAGGAGAAATCAAAAGGATCGATGAGGAAATAGATCCTTATAGCCTTGATGAAGATGACCCAGCTTTAAGAGAAGTTGAGAAGGAGAGAGTGGAAGCAATTAAAACACTGTTTGAGACTATTGTTGaccaaacaaaaacattcatagctggacttgtagatgaatgcataGAGGTAATGGGCCCCCCTCTCTGTAAGTATGCCATGATAGGCCTGGGTTCACAAGCTACAGGgttggtaactccatactctgatctggaatttgccattttgataGAGGCGGAAACCAAGCACAATGCGGAGTATTTCCGCAACCTCACCCAGTACCTGCACCTCAAAGTgatcaacctgggagaaaccattcccccagccatggggattaagtctCTAAATAATTTTTTCTCAGATGACCCACTAGAAGACTGGTACTACGACTCTGTAACACCACGTGGGTTTTCgtttgatggagccatgccaaATGCATGtaagactccactgggcagaGGTAGGAACAACACAGAGACAAATGAACTTATCCACACACCAAGCAATATGACCAGCATTCTGAAAGATGACTTTTGGTtccatttaaagaaaggctaccatcttgctAGTATCCTGGGAAATGTGTCGTTGATCACAGGGGAACAGGGCTTGGTGGATGAGTACATGTCTCTTTGTGCCCAGCAACTTCAAGAAAATGATGGAACCATACCTTTGGTATTGGCAAATGCTGATCTGAGTGAGCATGCACAgatgtttgaaataaaacacCTAACTGCCAGGTTGTTGAATGTAAAGAAAGAGATGTATCGattttcaagccttgcagtgtcctCCTGGGcgctacttcataacatacaactgaccacaatctgggagactaTCCAGAAGCTGGAAGATAAAGGTGTCATCAATAGTGAGAATGCACATCACTTGATGGTGatggtcagtatctcagcagaactgaggctgcgtacatacatgaacaatcatGGTCAGGTGGAAAAGATGTCGGCCTTATCGTCAATGTCGACCAGTACAGGCATTGAGGAGAAACTAAAGAAAGTGTTTCACATCTCAAATACAAAGCAGCTTATGAGATACTATTGCACAGAAAGGCCATTGAAGCAATTTATTTCACAGTTGACCAACAGTCAACCAGCAAAAGAGCCTTCAAAACTCTTTGACCTTTCTTTTAGACTGAAAGCAGAGGTATATGAAAGTCTGTGTGATTACCAAAATTCTAAGGCATGCAGGGAGCAAACACTACAAAATAATCTATCAGAATATGGCAAAGACATttcacatcctgacattgcctcCTCGCTTTCCAAACTGGGTACTGCCTGGAATCtccttggtgattacagaaaggctgTAAGCTATCATGAGCAGTCATTACAAATGAGGCaaagtatctatggtgaggacactgcacatcctaacATTGCTGCATCATTTACAAACTTGGGCGTTGACTGGAATAACCTTGGTAATTACAGAAAGTCAATCAGTTATCATGAAAAGTCACTGCAGATGAAAAGGGATATCTATGGTGAAGaaactgcacatcctgacattgctagCTCACTTTACTATTTGGGTAATGGCTGgggaaaccttggtgatcacagaaaagctATCAACtgttatgaacagtcactacagatgaagcggagtgtctatggtgaagacactgcacatccagacattgccgccccactaaacaacttgggtactATCTGGAGTGATCTTGGTAATTACAGAAGGGCAATCAGTTATTATGAGCAATCGCTGAAGATGGAGTGGAGCagctatggtgaggacactgcacatcccaTCATTGCCGCCACACTTAACAGCTTGGCTGATGCCTGGCGGAACTTTGgagatcacagaaaggcaatcagctactacgaacagtcactacagatgcaGAGGATTATCTATGgcaagaacactgcacatcctgacattgcagaCTCcattaacaacttgggtgctgCATGGATCATCCTTTGTGATTACAAAAAGGCAATTGATTACCTTGAagagtcactacagatgaagcagGATATCTATGGTAAGGGAACtgtacatcctgacattgcgACTTCACTCAATGACTTGGGTGCCGCATgcagtgaccttggtgatcacagaaaggcaattACTTACTTTGAACAGTCACTCCAGATGAGGCAGAgcatctatggtgaggacattGCACACCCTGACACTGCCGCCTCACTGAACAACTTGGGTATGAGCTGGAGTgatcttggtgatcacagaaaggcaatcagctattatgaacagtcactaaaaATGGAGCAGACTATCTATGGCaaaaacactgcacatcctggcaTTGCCAAtacacttaacaacttgggtacccTCTGTAGCATCCTTGGTGAGCACAGGATGGCCATCAACTATTGTGAACAGTCACTACGGATGATGCTGTccatctatggtgaggacactgcacatcctgacatagcaGATGTACTTAACAATCTGTGTGTTGCCTGGAGAGACCTTGGCAACTTCTCAAAAGCCAATTTCTATTTTGAGCTTGAAGAAAAGATGAATCAGAGATTGAGTACTAATTAG